A stretch of Microbacterium caowuchunii DNA encodes these proteins:
- a CDS encoding sulfurtransferase — MTVEPDTTSEKFAAYAHPERLVSADWLQERLGTPGLVVVESDEDVLLYETGHIPGAVKIDWHTELNDPVVRDYLDGEGFAELMSRKGIARDDTVVIYGDKNNWWAAYALWVFSLFGHEDVRLLDGGRDRWIADERPLTTEPSHREPTEYPIVERDDSELRAFKEDVLAHLGHPLIDVRSAEEYSGERTTAPAYPEEGALRAGHIPSAQSVPWARAVAEDGSFRPRDELDAIYRAEAGLGDGDSVIAYCRIGERSSHTWFVLKHLLGFEDVRNYDGSWTEWGSAVRVPIVTGSEPGDVPGR, encoded by the coding sequence GTGACCGTCGAGCCCGACACCACATCCGAGAAGTTCGCCGCCTATGCGCATCCCGAGCGCCTCGTCTCCGCCGATTGGCTGCAGGAACGCCTGGGCACCCCGGGCCTCGTGGTCGTGGAATCGGACGAGGACGTCCTGCTGTACGAGACCGGCCACATCCCCGGCGCGGTGAAGATCGACTGGCACACGGAACTCAACGACCCCGTCGTGCGCGATTACCTCGACGGCGAGGGGTTCGCCGAGCTGATGAGCCGCAAGGGCATCGCCCGCGACGACACGGTGGTCATCTACGGCGACAAGAACAACTGGTGGGCCGCCTACGCGCTCTGGGTGTTCTCGTTGTTCGGCCACGAGGACGTCCGGCTGCTGGACGGCGGTCGCGACCGGTGGATCGCGGACGAGCGCCCGCTGACGACGGAACCGTCCCACCGGGAGCCCACCGAGTACCCCATCGTGGAACGCGACGACAGCGAGCTGCGAGCGTTCAAGGAGGACGTGCTCGCACACCTGGGCCATCCGCTGATCGACGTGCGCTCCGCCGAGGAGTACAGCGGAGAGCGCACCACGGCCCCCGCCTACCCCGAGGAGGGCGCGCTGCGGGCCGGGCACATCCCGTCGGCGCAGAGCGTGCCCTGGGCGCGCGCCGTGGCGGAGGACGGCTCGTTCCGCCCGCGCGACGAACTGGATGCCATCTATCGTGCGGAGGCGGGGCTCGGCGACGGCGACTCGGTCATCGCGTACTGCCGCATCGGCGAACGCTCCAGCCACACATGGTTCGTGCTGAAGCACCTCCTCGGGTTCGAGGACGTCCGCAACTACGACGGGTCGTGGACCGAGTGGGGCAGTGCCGTGCGGGTGCCGATCGTGACCGGGTCGGAACCGGGGGACGTCCCGGGCCGGTGA
- a CDS encoding SufE family protein, protein MSETELPESLAEIRDDFLALPEPERLQLLLEFSQELPAVPAEFSDHPEMTERVAECQSPVYILIEVGEEGIVTMHATAPAEAPTTRGFASILAQGISGLTADEVLGIPDDFPRSIGLTRAVSPLRIAGMTGMLLRAKRQVREKRSA, encoded by the coding sequence ATGAGCGAGACCGAACTGCCCGAGAGCCTGGCCGAGATCCGGGACGATTTCCTGGCCCTCCCCGAGCCGGAACGGCTCCAGCTGCTGCTCGAGTTCTCGCAGGAGCTCCCGGCGGTGCCGGCGGAGTTCTCCGATCACCCGGAGATGACCGAGCGGGTCGCCGAGTGCCAGTCGCCCGTCTACATCCTCATCGAGGTCGGTGAGGAGGGGATCGTGACGATGCACGCGACGGCTCCCGCCGAGGCGCCGACCACGCGCGGTTTCGCCAGCATCCTCGCGCAGGGCATCAGCGGGCTCACCGCCGATGAGGTGCTGGGGATCCCGGACGACTTCCCGCGCAGCATCGGACTGACGCGTGCCGTGTCGCCGTTGCGGATCGCGGGCATGACGGGGATGCTGCTGCGGGCGAAGCGGCAGGTGCGCGAGAAGCGCTCCGCCTGA
- the treS gene encoding maltose alpha-D-glucosyltransferase, with translation MARDEHRPEDLYTGPIDLPVPDTTEDETADSEKIGISYDEQRYPARPKRLRPRDQFRGGSVRRIKTDPRTANGTNPSYVEWLVRQSMLKDADVLARQLAGQPAMWRNAYARPDARRAIATSDVWFTAYPLSLITRPGESFLAALGDEELWTAFERVGITAIHTGPVKRAGGIAGWRETPSVDGHFDRISTEIDPAFGTEEEFRALCDVADTHGGSVIDDIVPGHTGKGADFRLAEMGFKDYPGIYHMVEVLPEDWGLLPDVPEGVDSVNLDPATERELAERGYIIGALQRVIFYTPGVKETNWSATAPVIGPDGATRRWVYLHYFKQGQPSINWLDPTFAGMRLVIGDALHSLGELGTSALRLDANGFLGVEKSAEGLPAWSEGHPLSHAANHIIAGMVRKVGGFTFQELNLTIEDIRDTAAVGADLSYDFIARPGYHHALATGRTEFLRLALTTSLELGVQPVQLVHGLQNHDELTYELVHWATRHGDDLYRFRGEEITGPELAELVRAELTEVLTGAVEYNRVFTQNGIACTTTSLIAATRGVARLDDITDADVPVIRDAHLLLCAYNAWQPGVFALSGWDLVGMLTLPSEQVTDLVAAGDTRWIERGAHDLLDVDPGATRSAAGMPRGRALYGPLPAQLEDPGSFATRLAGILDLRRRYGIATASQVDIPEVAHPGMLVLVHRLDDGDAEAPAPMQVTVLNFSAEPTDGTVRSDQLVPHSTVVDAASGDTVGRVDDLRSFSVSLPAYGALFLMLEPDEPAAG, from the coding sequence ATGGCGCGTGACGAGCATCGGCCGGAGGATCTCTACACCGGCCCCATCGACCTTCCCGTCCCCGACACGACGGAGGACGAGACGGCCGATTCCGAGAAGATCGGGATCAGCTACGACGAGCAGCGTTATCCCGCGCGGCCGAAGCGGCTGCGGCCGCGCGACCAGTTCCGCGGCGGGAGCGTGCGGCGCATCAAGACCGACCCGCGGACGGCCAACGGCACCAATCCGTCCTACGTCGAGTGGCTCGTGCGGCAGTCGATGCTCAAGGATGCGGATGTCCTCGCCCGCCAGCTCGCGGGGCAGCCGGCGATGTGGCGCAACGCCTACGCGCGTCCGGATGCCCGCCGCGCCATCGCGACGAGCGATGTGTGGTTCACGGCCTACCCGTTATCGCTCATCACGCGGCCCGGGGAATCCTTCCTGGCGGCCCTGGGCGACGAGGAGCTCTGGACGGCGTTCGAGCGCGTGGGGATCACCGCGATCCATACCGGTCCGGTGAAACGGGCGGGCGGTATCGCCGGGTGGCGGGAGACCCCGAGTGTGGACGGCCACTTCGACCGCATCAGCACCGAGATCGACCCCGCCTTCGGCACCGAGGAGGAATTCCGTGCCCTGTGCGATGTCGCGGACACCCACGGCGGCAGCGTGATCGACGACATCGTTCCGGGGCACACCGGCAAGGGCGCCGACTTCCGGCTCGCGGAGATGGGGTTCAAGGACTATCCCGGGATCTACCACATGGTCGAGGTCCTGCCGGAGGACTGGGGGCTGCTCCCGGACGTGCCGGAGGGGGTGGACAGCGTCAACCTCGACCCGGCGACGGAGCGGGAACTGGCGGAGCGGGGATACATCATCGGCGCCCTCCAGCGCGTCATCTTCTACACCCCCGGCGTCAAGGAGACCAACTGGAGCGCGACCGCCCCCGTGATCGGTCCCGACGGGGCCACCCGCCGCTGGGTGTACCTGCACTACTTCAAGCAGGGTCAGCCCTCGATCAACTGGCTCGACCCGACCTTCGCGGGCATGCGCCTCGTGATCGGCGACGCGCTGCACTCGCTGGGCGAGCTGGGCACGAGTGCGCTTCGCCTCGACGCGAACGGGTTCCTCGGCGTCGAGAAGAGCGCCGAGGGGCTCCCGGCCTGGTCGGAAGGGCATCCCCTCTCGCACGCGGCGAACCACATCATCGCCGGGATGGTGCGCAAGGTCGGCGGCTTCACCTTCCAGGAGCTCAACCTCACGATCGAGGACATCCGGGACACGGCAGCCGTCGGTGCCGACCTGTCCTACGACTTCATCGCCCGTCCGGGTTACCATCACGCCCTCGCCACGGGGCGGACCGAGTTCCTCCGTCTGGCCCTCACCACGTCTCTCGAGCTCGGCGTCCAGCCCGTGCAGCTCGTGCACGGGCTGCAGAACCACGACGAACTCACCTACGAGCTCGTGCACTGGGCGACGCGCCACGGCGACGACCTGTACCGGTTCCGGGGCGAGGAGATCACCGGGCCGGAGCTCGCGGAGCTGGTGCGCGCCGAACTCACGGAGGTCCTCACCGGCGCGGTGGAATACAACCGCGTCTTCACGCAGAACGGGATCGCCTGCACGACGACCTCCCTCATCGCGGCGACGCGGGGGGTCGCGCGGCTCGACGACATCACCGACGCGGACGTTCCCGTCATCCGCGATGCGCATCTCCTGCTCTGCGCGTACAACGCATGGCAGCCCGGTGTCTTCGCGCTCTCCGGCTGGGACCTCGTGGGCATGCTCACCCTCCCGTCGGAGCAGGTCACCGATCTCGTCGCGGCCGGCGACACGCGCTGGATCGAGCGCGGCGCCCACGACCTGCTCGACGTCGATCCGGGCGCGACACGTTCCGCCGCGGGCATGCCGCGCGGGCGCGCGCTGTACGGCCCGCTGCCGGCCCAGCTCGAGGATCCCGGATCATTCGCCACGCGGCTCGCGGGCATCCTGGACCTCCGGCGCCGGTACGGCATCGCGACCGCGTCACAGGTCGACATCCCCGAGGTCGCGCATCCCGGGATGCTCGTGCTCGTGCACCGCCTGGACGACGGCGATGCGGAGGCGCCCGCCCCGATGCAGGTGACGGTGCTGAACTTCTCCGCGGAGCCGACGGACGGGACCGTACGCTCCGATCAGCTGGTGCCGCACAGCACCGTGGTGGATGCGGCATCCGGCGACACGGTGGGACGCGTCGACGACCTGCGGAGCTTCTCCGTCTCGCTCCCGGCCTACGGCGCCCTCTTCCTGATGCTCGAGCCCGACGAGCCGGCCGCCGGATGA
- a CDS encoding maltokinase N-terminal cap-like domain-containing protein produces MRFTDDLNAWVARQRWYAGKSHAPRFRILDVQPAPEGTRYLLMDDAGALPALYQVPLALIASPGDAEEVITEEPDGGYVIDATGHPPFAIGMLSQMGVDVSRVTGTRVLTAEQSNTSIVFDQDGEPAIILKLFRTLHHGENPDVTVQRVLSAAGSPHVPRFLGSLDAEWPDVGREPGIARGTLCFAQDFLRGVRDGWEVALEAARERRDFGEAARALGIAVAGVHGALGAALETVDAGSEDVTATVAGWRRRLATAAAEVPAVADRFDAIDDVYRLALERPWPRLQRIHGDLHLGQVLAVPDGGWRIVDFEGEPLRPMEERAIPDLPPRDVAGMLRSFDYASAVGGAPDGAEWAASSQKAFLDAYTGAPGSIELDPVLLRALVLDKAVYESTYEARNRPDWLPVPLAGIDAALAPQSLG; encoded by the coding sequence GTGCGATTCACTGACGATCTCAACGCCTGGGTGGCGCGGCAGCGGTGGTATGCGGGCAAGAGCCACGCCCCGCGGTTCCGGATCCTCGACGTCCAGCCCGCCCCCGAGGGCACCCGGTACCTGCTCATGGACGACGCGGGGGCGCTCCCTGCGCTGTACCAGGTACCCCTGGCGCTCATCGCCTCTCCCGGCGATGCGGAGGAGGTCATCACCGAGGAGCCCGACGGCGGCTACGTCATCGACGCGACCGGGCACCCTCCCTTCGCCATCGGGATGCTCTCGCAGATGGGGGTCGATGTCAGCCGGGTGACCGGAACCCGGGTACTCACGGCCGAGCAGTCCAACACCTCCATCGTCTTCGACCAGGACGGCGAGCCGGCGATCATCCTGAAGCTCTTCCGCACCCTTCATCACGGCGAGAATCCCGACGTCACCGTTCAGCGCGTGCTGAGCGCGGCGGGATCCCCGCACGTGCCCCGTTTCCTCGGGAGTCTCGACGCCGAGTGGCCGGACGTCGGCCGGGAGCCGGGTATCGCCCGCGGGACCCTGTGCTTCGCGCAGGACTTCCTCCGCGGCGTGCGGGACGGATGGGAGGTCGCACTGGAGGCGGCACGCGAGCGGCGGGACTTCGGAGAGGCCGCCCGCGCCCTCGGGATCGCAGTGGCCGGAGTGCACGGCGCGCTGGGGGCGGCGCTGGAGACCGTGGACGCGGGCTCGGAGGACGTGACGGCGACGGTGGCCGGCTGGCGGCGACGACTCGCGACCGCCGCAGCGGAGGTGCCCGCCGTCGCGGACCGGTTCGACGCCATCGACGACGTCTACCGTCTGGCACTGGAGCGTCCGTGGCCGCGGCTCCAGCGCATCCACGGCGACCTGCATCTCGGCCAGGTGCTGGCGGTCCCCGACGGGGGATGGCGCATCGTCGACTTCGAGGGCGAACCCCTCCGTCCCATGGAGGAGCGGGCGATTCCCGATCTCCCGCCGCGCGACGTCGCCGGGATGCTGCGCTCCTTCGACTACGCGAGCGCCGTGGGCGGCGCACCGGACGGCGCCGAGTGGGCGGCGTCGTCGCAGAAGGCGTTCCTCGACGCCTACACGGGTGCTCCCGGGTCCATCGAACTCGATCCCGTGCTGCTGCGCGCCCTCGTTCTCGACAAGGCGGTCTACGAGTCGACCTACGAGGCGCGCAACCGGCCGGACTGGCTGCCCGTCCCGCTGGCGGGGATCGACGCAGCCCTCGCGCCCCAGTCGCTCGGCTGA
- a CDS encoding alpha/beta hydrolase: MKNSRRAARIGASPVLRGALGGALVGLAAATALTTAVLGAVGIRVARRVVTPAARRADTRILALDPASQTVTLERNDDTALPGRYGLFTRGTEDYVKLGSVLAESDGGVKRKLLTHIGPDARLSAEAAFSGWYYDRPEQLHLPFSSQLIGSAVGPCPAWLFPAEEETDVWCIQVHGRGTTRAECLRAVPLMHSLGLTTLIVSYRNDGEAPRSRTGRYGLGSTEWRDVDAAIGFARRSGARRIVLMGWSMGGAIVLQLALGSAHRDIIAGIILDSPVVDWRVVLDYQARLMNLPKPIAGVAIAALESDWGTAFTRTGRPIPFDRLDVVARAGELVHPVLILHSDDDGFVPSDASHDLAVARPDLVELEVFEGARHTKLWNYDERRWTDRIRTWLEQRGVTREAEEA, from the coding sequence ATGAAGAACTCCAGGCGCGCCGCCCGAATCGGCGCCTCTCCCGTTCTCCGCGGCGCGCTGGGCGGGGCTCTCGTCGGTCTCGCTGCGGCGACGGCGCTGACCACCGCGGTTCTCGGTGCGGTCGGCATCCGGGTGGCGCGACGAGTGGTGACGCCGGCCGCGCGCCGGGCCGACACCCGCATCCTGGCCCTCGATCCGGCCTCCCAGACCGTGACCCTCGAGCGCAACGACGACACGGCGCTTCCCGGCCGCTACGGGCTGTTCACGCGGGGGACCGAGGACTACGTCAAGCTCGGCAGCGTCCTCGCCGAGAGCGACGGCGGCGTCAAACGCAAGCTCCTCACCCACATCGGCCCGGACGCCCGCCTCTCGGCCGAAGCCGCGTTCTCCGGCTGGTACTACGACCGCCCGGAACAGCTGCACCTGCCCTTCTCCTCGCAGCTGATCGGCTCCGCCGTCGGCCCCTGCCCGGCATGGCTGTTCCCCGCCGAGGAGGAGACCGACGTCTGGTGCATCCAGGTGCACGGGCGAGGCACCACCCGCGCGGAGTGCCTGCGTGCCGTGCCGTTGATGCACTCGCTCGGTCTCACGACGCTGATCGTGTCGTACCGGAACGACGGCGAGGCGCCGCGCAGCCGCACCGGGCGCTACGGTCTGGGCTCGACCGAATGGCGGGACGTCGACGCGGCCATCGGCTTCGCGCGGCGGTCCGGCGCCCGCAGGATCGTGCTGATGGGGTGGTCGATGGGCGGCGCCATCGTGCTGCAGCTGGCGCTCGGCTCCGCGCACCGTGACATCATCGCGGGGATCATCCTGGATTCGCCCGTCGTCGACTGGCGGGTGGTGCTGGACTACCAGGCGCGGCTGATGAACCTGCCCAAGCCGATCGCCGGCGTCGCCATCGCCGCGCTGGAATCGGACTGGGGCACCGCCTTCACCCGCACCGGTCGCCCCATCCCCTTCGACCGGCTCGACGTCGTCGCGCGCGCCGGCGAGCTGGTGCACCCGGTGCTGATCCTGCACAGCGACGACGACGGGTTCGTCCCGTCGGACGCCTCGCACGATCTCGCCGTCGCGCGACCCGATCTCGTCGAACTCGAGGTCTTCGAGGGGGCGCGGCACACGAAGCTCTGGAACTACGACGAACGACGCTGGACGGACCGCATCCGCACCTGGCTGGAGCAGCGCGGCGTGACCCGCGAGGCCGAGGAGGCCTGA
- a CDS encoding DUF3000 domain-containing protein, with amino-acid sequence MAHPSAPSPSPFEDAVEAVRAVTLRRDLTVHEIPAPAGLAPHALALAGDIRPEPSGESLYGTGRFLLLHDPAEPDAWGGPWRVVCFAQAPLDSDIGVDPLVADVAWSWLIDALASHGAGYHDASGTATKTLSKGFGGLADEGDGAQIELRASWSPRPGFDAHVEAWAELLCMLAGLPPGSEDIDVMRMRGQARG; translated from the coding sequence GTGGCCCACCCCTCTGCCCCGTCGCCCTCCCCGTTCGAGGACGCCGTGGAGGCAGTCCGGGCCGTCACGCTGCGTCGCGACCTCACCGTGCACGAGATCCCCGCGCCCGCGGGCCTCGCGCCCCATGCGCTCGCTCTGGCCGGAGACATCCGTCCCGAACCGAGCGGTGAGTCGCTCTACGGGACCGGCCGGTTCCTCCTCCTCCACGACCCTGCGGAACCCGACGCGTGGGGCGGTCCCTGGCGGGTCGTCTGCTTCGCGCAGGCGCCGCTGGACAGCGATATCGGCGTCGACCCGCTCGTGGCGGACGTAGCCTGGTCTTGGCTCATCGATGCGCTCGCGTCCCACGGCGCGGGCTACCACGATGCGTCCGGAACCGCCACGAAGACCCTGTCCAAGGGATTCGGCGGTCTCGCGGACGAGGGCGACGGAGCGCAGATCGAGCTGCGCGCGTCCTGGTCGCCGCGACCGGGTTTCGACGCTCACGTGGAGGCCTGGGCCGAACTCCTCTGCATGCTGGCGGGTCTGCCCCCGGGGTCGGAGGACATCGACGTGATGCGAATGAGAGGACAGGCACGTGGCTGA
- a CDS encoding ribonuclease D, translating to MAEYPVIADDEALDAAVSALAAGEGPFAVDVERASGFRYSQRAYLIQIFRRGAGVFLLDPPALSRFDRLQEVLSTEEWVLHAASQDLPSLRELGLEPPRIFDTELASRLLGHERVGLGAVVEDTLGISLAKAHSAADWSTRPLPQSWLEYAALDVLHLIDVYEILTRELAEQGKTEIAAQEFQAVLDRPTKPPRTDPWRRMSGLHTLRGRRALAIARELWLTREELAIAQDVAPGRLVPDRSLIAAIAADPDSKRALGAVKDFTGRASRTEIDRWWAAFERGRTTAELPRERVPGDTLPPPRVWADRNPEADLRLKAARPAVEARAAELNMPTENLLTPELLRRVAWEPPAQMDAETIGQALLDAGARPWQIHETAQLIATAFVDSVQESDDSSEVAS from the coding sequence GTGGCTGAGTACCCCGTGATCGCCGACGACGAGGCGCTGGATGCTGCGGTGTCCGCGCTCGCAGCAGGCGAGGGGCCGTTCGCGGTGGACGTGGAGCGGGCATCAGGATTCCGGTACTCGCAGCGGGCGTACCTGATACAGATATTCCGGCGCGGAGCGGGCGTGTTCCTGCTCGACCCGCCTGCGCTCTCGCGCTTCGACCGTCTGCAGGAGGTGCTCTCGACCGAGGAGTGGGTGCTGCACGCCGCCAGCCAGGACCTGCCCTCGCTGCGTGAGCTGGGCCTCGAGCCACCGCGGATCTTCGACACCGAGCTCGCCTCGCGCCTCCTCGGGCACGAGCGGGTCGGCCTCGGCGCCGTCGTCGAGGACACCTTGGGGATCAGCCTCGCCAAGGCGCACTCCGCCGCGGACTGGTCGACGCGTCCCCTGCCGCAGAGCTGGCTGGAGTATGCCGCCCTCGACGTCCTTCATCTGATCGACGTCTATGAGATCCTCACGCGCGAGCTGGCCGAGCAGGGGAAGACGGAGATCGCCGCCCAGGAGTTCCAGGCGGTGCTCGACCGCCCGACGAAGCCGCCGCGCACCGATCCGTGGCGACGGATGAGCGGCCTGCACACCCTCCGCGGTCGGCGCGCGCTCGCGATCGCCCGCGAACTCTGGCTCACTCGCGAGGAGTTGGCCATCGCCCAGGACGTCGCCCCGGGGCGTCTCGTCCCCGATCGCTCGCTCATCGCCGCGATCGCCGCCGATCCCGACTCGAAGCGGGCCCTGGGTGCCGTCAAGGACTTCACCGGCCGAGCCAGCCGCACGGAGATCGACCGCTGGTGGGCGGCCTTCGAACGCGGGCGTACGACGGCGGAGCTCCCCCGCGAGCGGGTGCCCGGCGACACGCTCCCTCCGCCCCGCGTCTGGGCGGACCGCAATCCCGAGGCGGATCTGCGACTGAAGGCCGCACGTCCCGCCGTCGAGGCCCGTGCCGCCGAACTGAACATGCCGACGGAGAACCTCCTGACGCCCGAGTTGCTGCGCCGCGTGGCGTGGGAGCCGCCCGCGCAGATGGATGCCGAGACGATCGGTCAGGCGCTCCTCGATGCCGGGGCCCGACCCTGGCAGATTCACGAAACCGCACAGTTGATCGCTACTGCCTTTGTGGATTCCGTGCAAGAGTCGGACGACTCGTCCGAAGTAGCTTCGTAG
- a CDS encoding thiolase family protein has translation MAEISDVYFVDGMRTPFGRAGEKGMYWNTRADDLVVKTIIGVMERNPGVPGERIDDVAIAATSQTGDQGLTLGRSAAILAGLPMTVPGFAIDRMCAGAMTSVTTMAGSIGMGMYDIALAGGVEHMGHHPIGSNADPNPRFVAEKMVDPGALNMGVTAERIFDRFPHLTKERSDAFGMRSQHRAQAAYDAGKIQPDLVSVGVKDATGAWGLATEDEGRRPQTTMADLAGLKTPFRPHGRVTAGTSSPLTDGATMSLLAGGRAVKELGLTPKMRLVSFAFAGVQPEIMGIGPIPSTEKALRKAGLTIDDIGLFELNEAFAVQVISLLDHFGIADDDPRVNQWGGAIAIGHPLAASGVRLMIQLAAQFRERPDVRYGLTAMCVGLGQGGSVIWENPYFDGKKKK, from the coding sequence GTGGCCGAGATTTCGGACGTCTACTTCGTCGACGGCATGCGGACCCCCTTCGGGCGCGCCGGCGAGAAGGGCATGTACTGGAACACCCGTGCGGATGATCTCGTCGTCAAGACGATCATCGGTGTCATGGAGCGCAACCCCGGCGTCCCCGGGGAGAGGATCGACGACGTCGCCATCGCGGCGACCAGCCAGACCGGCGACCAGGGCCTGACCCTGGGGCGCTCGGCCGCGATCCTGGCGGGGCTTCCGATGACCGTTCCCGGGTTCGCGATCGACCGGATGTGCGCGGGCGCCATGACGAGCGTCACCACGATGGCCGGCTCGATCGGCATGGGGATGTACGACATCGCCCTGGCCGGCGGCGTGGAGCACATGGGCCACCACCCCATCGGGAGCAACGCCGACCCGAACCCGCGGTTCGTCGCCGAGAAGATGGTCGATCCCGGAGCGCTGAACATGGGCGTCACCGCGGAGCGCATCTTCGACCGCTTCCCACACCTGACGAAGGAACGCAGCGATGCCTTCGGCATGCGCAGCCAGCACCGAGCCCAGGCTGCCTACGACGCGGGCAAGATCCAGCCCGACCTCGTGTCCGTGGGCGTCAAGGACGCCACCGGTGCGTGGGGCCTGGCGACCGAGGACGAAGGACGTCGTCCGCAGACCACCATGGCCGACCTGGCCGGCTTGAAGACGCCGTTCCGTCCCCACGGCCGCGTGACCGCAGGCACCTCGTCTCCGCTCACCGACGGCGCGACCATGAGCCTGCTCGCGGGCGGCCGCGCCGTGAAGGAGCTGGGACTGACGCCGAAGATGCGCCTGGTGTCGTTCGCCTTCGCCGGTGTGCAGCCGGAGATCATGGGCATCGGCCCGATCCCGTCCACGGAGAAGGCTCTCCGGAAGGCCGGGCTGACGATCGACGACATCGGCCTGTTCGAGTTGAACGAGGCGTTCGCCGTCCAGGTCATCTCCCTCCTCGATCACTTCGGCATCGCCGACGACGACCCCCGGGTCAACCAGTGGGGCGGCGCGATTGCCATCGGTCACCCGCTGGCCGCCTCGGGCGTGCGCCTCATGATCCAGCTCGCTGCGCAGTTCCGCGAGCGCCCGGACGTCCGCTACGGCCTGACCGCGATGTGCGTGGGTCTCGGCCAGGGCGGTTCCGTCATCTGGGAGAACCCGTACTTCGACGGCAAGAAGAAGAAGTGA